One genomic region from Candidatus Omnitrophota bacterium encodes:
- the udp gene encoding uridine phosphorylase, with protein sequence MSQKEYHVALGKGDVGRYVLLPGDPGRTEKIAKYFDDAKEIANNREYRTFTGTVDGIKISTTSTGIGCPSTAICVEELIKCGADTFIRIGTAGSLQKEVGLGDVVISTAAVREEGTTRQYIPLSYPAVADFGVTQALVEAGNKLKIKYHTGISHCKDAFYTEGADMDELPLCGNTRAMWNAWYKGNVLATSMESAALFVIASIRRVYAGEVLAIIGLTYDDQPIAKKVGVDEAIRMAIEAVKIIEKKRNP encoded by the coding sequence ATGAGTCAGAAAGAGTATCATGTGGCATTGGGCAAGGGCGATGTGGGAAGATATGTTCTTCTTCCGGGAGACCCGGGCAGAACGGAAAAGATCGCGAAATATTTTGACGACGCGAAAGAGATCGCGAACAACCGCGAATACAGGACATTCACGGGAACTGTCGACGGTATTAAAATAAGCACCACTTCCACCGGAATTGGATGCCCTTCAACGGCCATCTGCGTTGAAGAGCTCATAAAATGCGGCGCTGACACTTTCATACGCATAGGCACCGCCGGATCACTTCAAAAAGAGGTGGGGCTGGGCGATGTTGTTATTTCCACAGCGGCCGTGCGCGAAGAGGGAACAACGCGGCAGTACATACCCCTCAGCTATCCGGCCGTGGCGGATTTCGGCGTGACGCAGGCCCTGGTTGAAGCGGGCAACAAACTGAAAATAAAATATCACACGGGCATATCGCACTGTAAAGACGCTTTCTACACCGAGGGGGCCGACATGGACGAGCTGCCTCTGTGCGGGAACACAAGAGCAATGTGGAACGCGTGGTATAAGGGAAATGTTCTGGCCACCTCCATGGAATCGGCGGCGCTTTTTGTCATTGCATCCATCAGAAGGGTTTACGCCGGAGAAGTCCTCGCCATCATAGGCCTTACCTATGATGACCAGCCCATCGCGAAAAAAGTGGGAGTGGACGAGGCCATACGGATGGCTATTGAAGCGGTGAAGATTATTGAAAAAAAACGCAATCCCTGA